A DNA window from Fragaria vesca subsp. vesca linkage group LG3, FraVesHawaii_1.0, whole genome shotgun sequence contains the following coding sequences:
- the LOC101304264 gene encoding uncharacterized protein LOC101304264: MATRSGKNFRGRLTDNQRDGLLLKILEQLELMDTRVKKLEDHGKASATDTTEKGEVDVENNDVENNNNIDKDEPVQDKQSLGDWVKDFLESSGEHNKVDTAGDITKKIKVDVPDFEGRTDPTVFSDWLARIEEYFDWYDMDDERRVRYVKMKLVLLAKVWWAGVENDIRRLGQHPISSWQEMKANLREKYMPSNYLDKLCDQLTAHRQEDMAVSEYMQKFDELKTRSQIVEDPRQTLARFKAGLRPDIRREMIRHPVYSLEHAFQVALDLEEYLGYTKVKKFGGQGNEVVQKKNFEITGKARPGTTPLFNRTQDSKPLSSKTADSRTCFKCGLAGHMGYQCPQKNLHMGKEQEKEAEQQTADASFDYGEYVDDDLEEEGLDTSLISVVRRILAAPKVEEEDWRRTAIFQMLVRCGDKAHKLIIDGGSCMNVVSSSTVERLKLPTQPHPQPYRVAWIDSTQIPVTQ, from the coding sequence ATGGCTACTCGGTCAGGGAAAAACTTCAGGGGTCGTTTGACTGACAACCAGCGAGATGGTTTGCTACTGAAGATTTTGGAACAACTTGAGTTGATGGACACTCGGGTCAAAAAACTAGAGGATCATGGGAAAGCTTCCGCGACTGATACGACAGAAAAAGGAGAGGTCGACGTTGAGAACAACGACGTTGAGAACAACAACAATATCGACAAAGACGAGCCGGTCCAAGACAAGCAATCTTTGGGGGATTGGGTTAAGGATTTTCTCGAGAGTAGTGGTGAGCACAACAAAGTGGATACCGCTGGAGACATCACGAAGAAAATTAAGGTCGATGTTCCCGATTTCGAGGGGAGGACTGATCCTACAGTGTTTTCAGATTGGCTTGCTAGAATCGAAGAATATTTTGACTGGTACGACATGGATGATGAGCGCCGGGTGAGATATGTAAAGATGAAACTTGTGCTTTTAGCAAAAGTATGGTGGGCTGGTGTCGAGAATGATATAAGGAGGTTGGGACAGCACCCAATTAGTTCTTGGCAAGAGATGAAGGCCAACTTGCGAGAGAAATACATGCCATCGAATTACCTTGACAAACTATGCGACCAACTCACTGCTCATAGGCAAGAAGACATGGCAGTATCGGAGTACATGCAAAAGTTTGATGAGCTGAAGACAAGGAGTCAAATTGTAGAAGACCCAAGACAGACTCTTGCAAGGTTCAAAGCTGGGTTGAGGCCTGATATAAGGAGAGAGATGATTCGGCATCCGGTCTATAGTCTAGAACATGCTTTTCAGGTTGCTCTGGATTTGGAAGAATATTTGGGATACACCAAAGTGAAGAAATTTGGAGGTCAAGGTAACGAAGTCGTTCAAAAGAAAAACTTTGAGATCACTGGCAAGGCACGGCCAGGAACAACTCCATTGTTCAATCGAACACAAGATTCCAAACCTTTGTCTTCAAAGACCGCTGACTCAAGAACTTGTTTCAAGTGTGGGCTAGCAGGTCACATGGGATACCAATGCCCACAGAAGAATCTGCATATGGGGAAGGAGCAAGAGAAAGAAGCAGAACAACAAACAGCGGATGCTAGCTTTGACTATGGAGAATATGTTGATGATGACCTTGAGGAGGAAGGCTTAGACACTTCGCTTATCTCTGTCGTTAGGCGTATTTTGGCAGCTCCTAAAGTGGAAGAAGAGGATTGGCGTCGAACTGCCATTTTTCAAATGCTAGTTCGATGTGGGGACAAGGCACATAAGTTAATCATCGATGGTGGTAGCTGTATGAACGTTGTCTCGAGTTCAACGGTTGAGCGCCTTAAGCTTCCAACACAGCCTCACCCACAACCATACAGGGTAGCGTGGATTGATAGCACTCAGATTCCAGTAACTCAATGA